The following proteins come from a genomic window of Corallococcus sp. NCRR:
- the clpB gene encoding ATP-dependent chaperone ClpB, which translates to MRLDKYTVKAQEAIQEGQSLARRADNPHYEPEHLAAALLGQKDGIVDPLLRKIGVDVKLFAGRLGEALQKLPRIQGGESAMLSQRLMKTFDKAEDEAKALKDEFTSSEHLLLALTQDKGAVGEAMKSSGVTRERVQAGLKEVRGSSRVTSADAESTYQALEKYGRDLTEAARSGKLDPVIGRDEEIRRCIQVLSRRTKNNPVLIGEPGVGKTAIAEGLARRIVDGDVPEGLKNKRLITLDLGAMVAGAKYRGEFEERLKAVLKEVADASGEIILFIDEMHTLVGAGKAEGAMDAGNMLKPALARGELHCIGATTLDEYRKHIEKDAALERRFQPVFVGEPSVHDTISILRGLKERYEVHHGVRIQDSALVAAATLSHRYIADRFLPDKAIDLVDEASSRLRIEIDSMPTEIDDIRRKVTQLEIEREGLRKETDPHSRERLATIEKELANLNEKFNSLKAHWDEEKKAIAALRSLKEKQEKARNDQAAAERQGDLNRAAELKFGVIPSLEKEVAAQNAKLAELQKNQKFLKEEVDSEDIASVVAKWTGIPVSKLMEGEMQKLVKMEDRLADRVIGQRSAIEAVSNAVRRARSGLQDPNRPIGSFIFLGPTGVGKTETAKALAEFLFDDDTAMVRIDMSEYMEKHAVSRLVGAPPGYVGYEEGGQLTEAVRRRPYTVVLFDEIEKAHHDVFNILLQILDEGRVTDSQGRTVDFRNTVLILTSNIGSQAIQEGMAGTDTLNEKTRGEVMEALRGHFRPEFLNRVDEIVVFEPLRKKDIYRIVDIQLGRLQKLLQAKRLTLDLTDSARELLAERGYDPTYGARPLKRAVQKYLLDPLALKVLNGEFAPGEHIQADAGPDGLTFAKVLVDNAKGVKQAG; encoded by the coding sequence ATGCGACTCGACAAATATACGGTGAAGGCGCAGGAGGCGATCCAGGAGGGTCAGTCCCTGGCCCGCCGGGCCGACAATCCCCACTACGAGCCGGAGCACCTCGCCGCGGCGCTGCTGGGGCAGAAGGACGGCATCGTCGACCCCCTGCTGCGCAAGATTGGCGTGGACGTGAAGCTGTTCGCGGGCCGTCTGGGCGAAGCGCTCCAGAAGCTCCCGCGCATCCAGGGCGGCGAGAGCGCCATGCTCAGCCAGCGCCTGATGAAGACCTTCGACAAGGCCGAGGACGAGGCCAAGGCGCTGAAGGACGAGTTCACCTCCTCCGAACACCTGCTGCTCGCGCTGACCCAGGACAAGGGCGCCGTCGGCGAGGCCATGAAGTCCTCCGGCGTGACGCGCGAGCGCGTGCAGGCGGGCCTCAAGGAGGTCCGGGGCTCCTCGCGCGTGACGAGCGCGGACGCGGAGTCCACCTACCAGGCGCTGGAGAAGTACGGCCGCGACCTCACGGAGGCCGCGCGCAGCGGCAAGCTGGACCCCGTCATCGGCCGCGACGAGGAGATCCGCCGCTGCATCCAAGTGCTCAGCCGCCGCACCAAGAACAACCCGGTCCTCATCGGTGAGCCGGGCGTGGGCAAGACGGCCATCGCCGAGGGCCTGGCCCGCCGCATCGTGGACGGCGACGTGCCGGAGGGCTTGAAGAACAAGCGCCTCATCACCCTGGACCTGGGCGCCATGGTGGCCGGCGCCAAGTACCGCGGCGAGTTCGAGGAGCGCCTCAAGGCGGTCCTCAAGGAGGTCGCGGACGCGTCGGGTGAGATCATCCTCTTCATCGACGAGATGCACACGCTCGTGGGCGCCGGGAAGGCCGAGGGCGCCATGGACGCGGGCAACATGCTCAAGCCGGCGCTCGCGCGCGGCGAGCTGCACTGCATTGGCGCGACGACGCTGGACGAGTACCGCAAGCACATCGAAAAGGACGCCGCGCTGGAGCGCCGCTTCCAGCCGGTGTTCGTGGGCGAGCCCTCGGTGCACGACACCATCAGCATCCTGCGCGGCCTGAAGGAGCGCTACGAGGTGCACCACGGCGTGCGCATCCAGGACTCCGCGCTGGTCGCGGCGGCCACGCTCAGCCACCGGTACATCGCGGACCGCTTCCTGCCGGACAAGGCCATCGACCTGGTCGATGAAGCCTCCAGCCGCCTGCGCATCGAGATCGACTCCATGCCCACGGAGATCGACGACATCCGCCGCAAGGTGACGCAGCTCGAAATCGAGCGCGAGGGCCTGCGCAAGGAGACGGACCCGCACTCGCGTGAGCGCCTGGCCACCATCGAGAAGGAGCTCGCGAACCTGAACGAGAAGTTCAACTCGCTCAAGGCCCACTGGGACGAGGAGAAGAAGGCCATCGCGGCCCTGCGCTCGCTCAAGGAGAAGCAGGAGAAGGCGCGCAACGACCAGGCCGCGGCCGAGCGCCAGGGCGACCTGAACCGCGCGGCGGAGCTGAAGTTCGGCGTCATCCCCTCGCTGGAGAAGGAGGTCGCGGCGCAGAACGCGAAGCTGGCGGAGCTGCAGAAGAACCAGAAGTTCCTCAAGGAGGAGGTGGACTCCGAGGACATCGCCTCCGTGGTGGCCAAGTGGACGGGCATCCCGGTCTCCAAGCTGATGGAGGGCGAGATGCAGAAGCTGGTCAAGATGGAGGACCGGCTCGCGGACCGCGTGATTGGCCAGCGCAGCGCCATTGAAGCCGTGTCCAACGCCGTGCGCCGCGCGCGCAGCGGGCTGCAGGACCCGAACCGCCCCATCGGCTCGTTCATCTTCCTGGGCCCCACGGGCGTGGGCAAGACGGAGACGGCGAAGGCGCTGGCGGAGTTCCTCTTCGATGACGACACGGCCATGGTCCGCATCGACATGTCCGAGTACATGGAGAAGCACGCGGTGTCGCGCCTGGTGGGCGCGCCCCCGGGCTACGTGGGCTACGAGGAGGGCGGCCAGCTGACGGAGGCCGTGCGCCGCAGGCCGTACACGGTGGTGCTCTTCGACGAAATCGAGAAGGCCCACCACGACGTGTTCAACATCCTGCTCCAGATCCTCGACGAGGGCCGGGTGACGGACAGCCAGGGCCGCACGGTGGACTTCCGCAACACGGTGCTCATCCTCACGTCGAACATCGGCTCGCAGGCCATCCAGGAGGGCATGGCGGGCACGGACACGCTCAACGAGAAGACGCGCGGCGAGGTGATGGAAGCGCTGCGCGGCCACTTCCGGCCGGAGTTCCTCAACCGCGTGGACGAAATCGTCGTCTTCGAGCCGCTGCGCAAGAAGGACATCTACCGCATCGTGGACATCCAGCTGGGCCGGCTCCAGAAGCTGCTCCAGGCCAAGCGCCTCACGCTGGATTTGACGGACAGCGCGCGGGAGCTGTTGGCGGAGCGGGGCTACGACCCCACGTACGGCGCCCGGCCGCTGAAGCGCGCGGTGCAGAAGTACCTGCTGGATCCGCTCGCGCTCAAGGTGCTGAACGGCGAGTTCGCGCCGGGCGAGCACATCCAGGCGGACGCGGGCCCCGACGGGCTCACCTTCGCCAAGGTGCTGGTGGACAACGCGAAGGGCGTGAAGCAGGCCGGGTAG
- a CDS encoding DUF1844 domain-containing protein — protein MSPSEKRGETFVMTGDASPASEESLSFSTFIVGLGSAVLIHLGGAPNPETGRLEKDLPSARQNLDLLAMLREKTRGNLTAEEEKLVDNLLSDLRMRYVEASRK, from the coding sequence ATGAGCCCTTCGGAGAAGCGGGGTGAGACCTTCGTGATGACGGGGGATGCGAGCCCCGCCTCCGAGGAGTCCCTGTCGTTCAGCACCTTCATCGTCGGGCTGGGTTCCGCCGTCCTCATCCACCTGGGTGGGGCGCCGAACCCGGAGACGGGCCGCCTGGAGAAGGACTTGCCCTCGGCCCGGCAGAACCTGGACCTCCTGGCGATGCTCCGCGAGAAGACGCGCGGCAACCTCACCGCGGAGGAGGAGAAGCTGGTGGACAACCTCCTGTCCGACCTTCGCATGCGCTACGTGGAGGCAAGCCGGAAGTGA
- the thiE gene encoding thiamine phosphate synthase, with amino-acid sequence MNVSPRPPLPQGPYLLCDDSIRPELPLVDKAGRLLEGGARVLQLRMKHTPLREALAAARAVVALCRRAGAVCLINDRVDLALLSDAHGVHVGSEDLPPEAARELLGPGRYVGVTARGTEGAQAARAAGADYVGVGPLFGTTTKVVAAPVLGLEAFRRVVAQSPLPVVGIGGVGLSNIASVAATGAHGAAVVSDALLAQDIAERVRQLAAAFDSARGTGL; translated from the coding sequence ATGAACGTCTCGCCCCGCCCCCCGCTTCCCCAAGGCCCCTACCTGCTGTGTGACGACAGCATCCGCCCGGAGCTGCCCCTGGTGGACAAGGCCGGGCGCCTGCTCGAAGGGGGCGCCCGGGTGCTGCAACTGCGCATGAAGCACACCCCTCTGCGGGAAGCCCTGGCGGCGGCCCGGGCGGTGGTGGCGCTGTGCCGGCGGGCGGGCGCGGTGTGCCTCATCAACGACCGGGTGGACCTGGCGCTCCTGTCGGACGCGCACGGGGTGCACGTGGGGAGCGAGGACCTGCCCCCGGAGGCGGCGCGGGAGCTGCTGGGCCCGGGCCGGTACGTGGGCGTGACGGCGCGGGGGACGGAAGGGGCGCAGGCGGCCCGGGCGGCGGGGGCGGACTACGTGGGCGTGGGGCCGCTGTTCGGCACGACGACGAAGGTGGTGGCGGCGCCGGTGCTGGGCCTGGAGGCCTTCCGGCGGGTGGTGGCCCAGAGCCCGCTGCCGGTGGTGGGCATTGGCGGCGTGGGCCTGTCCAACATCGCGAGCGTGGCGGCGACGGGGGCACACGGCGCGGCGGTGGTGTCCGACGCCCTGCTCGCCCAGGACATCGCCGAGCGCGTGCGTCAGCTGGCGGCGGCGTTTGACAGCGCGCGGGGGACTGGCCTCTAA
- a CDS encoding gamma-glutamyl-gamma-aminobutyrate hydrolase family protein: MNHPPPRHHGTTPRRPNIGLSPDWAQPADSAFPRYELKVPYAEAVLRAGGLPFVLPYTDDPSCVDAYLERVSGLVVTGGAFDIPPSAYGEEVREGMGPLKEGRTAFEAQLIRGALKRNLPVLGVCGGMQLLAVVLGGTLFQDILKEIPGARDHEQKHDRTQPQHPVEVKNGTLLAEAVGHGQLMVNSTHHQAVNKPGTDVTVSAVSPDGVVEAIESTAHTFALGVQWHPELMLTTIPVHLGVYKALVQKAREHRR, from the coding sequence ATGAACCATCCGCCTCCGCGTCATCACGGGACGACGCCGCGCCGTCCCAACATCGGCCTCAGCCCGGACTGGGCCCAGCCGGCCGACTCCGCCTTCCCCCGCTACGAGCTGAAGGTGCCCTACGCGGAGGCGGTGCTGCGCGCGGGGGGCCTGCCCTTCGTGCTGCCGTACACCGACGACCCGTCCTGCGTGGACGCCTACCTGGAGCGGGTGTCCGGGCTGGTGGTGACGGGCGGTGCGTTCGACATCCCTCCGTCCGCGTACGGCGAGGAGGTCCGCGAAGGCATGGGGCCACTGAAGGAAGGCCGCACGGCCTTCGAGGCGCAGCTCATCCGCGGCGCGCTCAAGCGCAACCTGCCGGTGCTGGGCGTGTGCGGCGGCATGCAGCTGCTCGCCGTGGTGCTGGGCGGCACGCTGTTCCAGGACATCCTGAAAGAGATTCCGGGCGCGCGGGACCACGAGCAGAAACATGACCGCACCCAGCCGCAGCACCCGGTGGAGGTGAAGAACGGCACGCTGCTGGCGGAGGCCGTGGGGCACGGGCAGCTGATGGTGAACTCCACGCACCACCAGGCGGTGAACAAGCCGGGCACGGACGTGACGGTGAGCGCGGTGTCGCCGGACGGCGTGGTGGAGGCCATTGAGTCCACCGCGCACACCTTCGCGCTGGGCGTGCAGTGGCACCCGGAGCTGATGCTGACGACCATCCCGGTGCACCTGGGCGTCTACAAGGCGCTGGTGCAGAAGGCGCGAGAGCACCGCCGGTGA
- the thiD gene encoding bifunctional hydroxymethylpyrimidine kinase/phosphomethylpyrimidine kinase, with protein sequence MRPRVLLLAGLEPTGRAGLLADVAAVRARGGDAVAVPTAQTAQGSHTFAVVPASPRMLAAQVTAAREWGPLHAVKWGVVPGPSQLSTARAALKDADAWWVVDPVVRSSRGQALSRLTPRHYLALAGPRVLVTPNLEEAAWLLGRPALGTVEDAQEAAEALCQRGFGAVLVKGGHLPEGQGLADVLAYAGRTVVMRGRRLKRPPERRGTGCRLASALAAELGRGTGPEAAVRAAREHVTGYLRTGRD encoded by the coding sequence GTGAGGCCCCGGGTCCTGCTGCTCGCGGGACTGGAGCCCACGGGCAGGGCCGGGCTGCTGGCGGACGTGGCCGCGGTGCGGGCGCGCGGCGGCGACGCGGTGGCGGTGCCCACGGCCCAGACGGCGCAGGGCTCGCACACCTTCGCGGTGGTGCCGGCCTCCCCGCGCATGCTGGCCGCGCAGGTGACGGCCGCGCGCGAGTGGGGCCCCCTGCACGCGGTGAAGTGGGGCGTGGTGCCCGGCCCTTCGCAGCTGTCCACGGCGAGGGCGGCGCTCAAGGACGCGGACGCGTGGTGGGTGGTGGACCCGGTGGTGCGCTCGTCCCGGGGGCAGGCGCTGTCCCGGCTGACGCCCCGGCACTACCTGGCGCTCGCGGGCCCGCGCGTGCTGGTGACGCCGAACCTGGAGGAGGCCGCGTGGCTCCTGGGCCGGCCCGCGCTGGGCACGGTGGAGGACGCCCAGGAGGCCGCGGAGGCCCTGTGCCAGCGCGGCTTCGGCGCGGTGCTGGTGAAGGGCGGGCACCTGCCGGAAGGGCAGGGGCTGGCGGACGTGCTGGCGTACGCCGGGCGCACGGTGGTGATGCGGGGGCGCCGGTTGAAGCGGCCCCCCGAGCGCCGGGGCACGGGCTGCCGGCTGGCGTCCGCGCTGGCGGCGGAGCTGGGCCGGGGCACGGGCCCGGAGGCCGCGGTGCGAGCGGCCCGTGAGCACGTCACGGGCTACCTGCGCACCGGCCGGGACTGA
- the dnaB gene encoding replicative DNA helicase: MQNVLDGREGRRVHEDLAAERAVLGAVLADNGLITPVAEVVHADDFASPSHAQIFAAMMRLDQQSKQVDHLTLAEELKVLGQLVAVGGPAYLMGLDQVVPLAANAVQYAHIVKDQALRRRLANVGREIQDLASQETGELEVLLDEAERKVFLLAEKKREGDLRPVSELMEQTLDLLDKMKTAATGVTGLSTGYIDLDNQLTGLHAGELIILAARPGIGKTSFAMNIAVHAALKENKAVGIFSLEMPADQLLMRLLASTARVDMKKLRGGRLSPHDEEKFQEMAGALYNAPIYIDDSGGLSPFDLRAKARRVKQKDPRLSLIVIDYLQLMHQKGKVESRQLEVAEISRALKQLAKELEVPIIALSQLSRKVEERKGGKPMLSDLRESGSIEQDADVVMFIHRETEEDGEGGGGGGGGGGGGGGGGGGGNTVIPVELIVAKQRNGPIGSVELVFLAEYTRFESRARSE, translated from the coding sequence ATGCAGAACGTCCTGGACGGTAGGGAAGGACGGCGGGTCCACGAGGATCTCGCCGCGGAGCGTGCGGTGCTGGGCGCCGTGCTGGCGGACAACGGGCTCATCACGCCCGTGGCGGAGGTCGTCCACGCGGACGACTTCGCCAGCCCTTCGCACGCGCAGATCTTCGCCGCGATGATGCGGCTGGATCAGCAGAGCAAGCAGGTGGACCACCTGACGCTCGCGGAGGAGCTCAAGGTCCTGGGCCAGCTCGTCGCGGTGGGCGGCCCCGCGTACCTGATGGGCCTGGACCAGGTCGTCCCGCTGGCGGCCAACGCCGTCCAGTACGCCCACATCGTCAAGGACCAAGCGCTGCGCAGGCGCCTGGCCAACGTGGGCCGGGAAATTCAAGACCTCGCCAGCCAGGAGACGGGCGAGCTGGAGGTCCTGCTCGACGAGGCCGAGCGCAAGGTCTTCCTCCTCGCGGAGAAGAAGCGCGAAGGCGACCTGCGTCCGGTCAGCGAGCTGATGGAGCAGACGCTCGACCTGCTGGACAAGATGAAGACCGCGGCGACGGGCGTGACGGGCCTGTCCACGGGCTACATCGACCTGGACAACCAGCTGACCGGCCTGCACGCCGGTGAGCTCATCATCCTCGCGGCGCGTCCCGGCATCGGCAAGACGTCCTTCGCCATGAACATCGCGGTGCACGCGGCGCTGAAGGAGAACAAGGCCGTCGGCATCTTCAGCCTGGAAATGCCCGCGGATCAGCTCCTCATGCGTCTGCTCGCGTCCACCGCGCGCGTGGACATGAAGAAGCTGCGCGGCGGCCGGCTGTCCCCGCACGACGAGGAGAAGTTCCAGGAGATGGCGGGCGCCCTCTACAACGCGCCCATCTACATCGACGACTCCGGCGGCCTGTCCCCGTTCGACCTGCGCGCGAAGGCGCGGCGCGTGAAGCAGAAGGACCCGCGCCTGTCGCTCATCGTCATCGACTACCTCCAGCTGATGCACCAGAAGGGCAAGGTGGAGAGCCGCCAGTTGGAGGTCGCGGAAATCTCCCGCGCGCTCAAGCAGCTGGCCAAGGAGCTGGAGGTGCCCATCATCGCGCTCAGCCAGCTCAGCCGTAAGGTGGAGGAGCGCAAGGGCGGCAAGCCCATGCTGTCCGACCTGCGTGAGTCCGGCTCCATCGAGCAGGACGCCGACGTGGTGATGTTCATCCACCGTGAGACGGAGGAGGACGGCGAGGGAGGCGGTGGCGGAGGCGGCGGGGGTGGAGGCGGCGGGGGCGGAGGTGGCGGCGGCAACACGGTCATCCCCGTGGAGCTCATCGTCGCCAAGCAGCGTAACGGCCCCATCGGGTCCGTCGAGCTGGTGTTCCTCGCGGAGTACACGCGCTTCGAAAGCCGCGCCCGGAGCGAGTAG
- a CDS encoding LytR/AlgR family response regulator transcription factor — translation MTVFRVLVVDDEAPARAKVKRLLADDARFTCVGEAQDGTEALARIESLRPDLVVLDVQMPGLTGFEVLEALGPDACPAVIFSTAYERFALQAFEAHAADYLLKPYDAGRFTRALDKAHALLSAGTHGSAALDALLATVARARPERPLERLVVKVGEGWVPLRLDTVWRLSSEDKYVRLFTAQGEHLVRQTLRALEERLDPTRFVRVHRSDLVNLEAVARLEPWTHGDGILVLKDGSTVILSRTYREAFLQQWGAAE, via the coding sequence ATGACGGTGTTCCGCGTGCTGGTGGTGGACGATGAGGCGCCCGCTCGCGCGAAGGTGAAGCGCCTGCTGGCGGACGACGCGCGCTTCACCTGCGTGGGCGAGGCACAGGACGGGACGGAGGCGCTCGCGCGCATCGAGTCACTGCGGCCGGACCTGGTGGTGCTGGACGTGCAGATGCCCGGGCTCACCGGCTTCGAGGTCCTGGAGGCGCTCGGGCCGGACGCGTGTCCCGCGGTCATCTTCTCCACCGCCTACGAACGCTTCGCGCTCCAGGCCTTCGAGGCCCACGCGGCGGACTACCTCCTCAAGCCCTACGACGCCGGCCGCTTCACCCGGGCGCTCGACAAGGCCCATGCGCTCTTGAGCGCGGGCACGCACGGCTCCGCCGCGCTGGACGCCCTGCTCGCCACGGTGGCCAGGGCCCGCCCGGAGCGCCCCCTGGAGCGGCTGGTGGTGAAGGTGGGCGAGGGCTGGGTCCCCCTGCGCCTGGATACCGTCTGGCGCCTGTCGTCGGAGGACAAGTACGTGCGGCTCTTCACCGCCCAGGGCGAACACCTGGTGCGCCAGACGCTGCGGGCCCTGGAGGAGCGCCTGGACCCCACCCGCTTCGTGCGCGTGCACCGGAGCGACCTGGTGAACCTGGAGGCCGTGGCCCGGCTGGAGCCGTGGACCCATGGGGACGGCATCCTGGTGCTCAAGGACGGCTCCACGGTGATCCTCAGCCGCACCTACCGGGAGGCCTTCCTCCAGCAGTGGGGCGCCGCCGAATAG
- a CDS encoding sensor histidine kinase, giving the protein MRPALKLLAFGLVLGVWQGSAVRLMQLMRPHPGHWAPAFIWEMTSALAVTMLLPVLMTAVLNAPSPRVGWARFLGIHAAAFLVFTSLHIALMAGLRHGVYALLELGDYDLGPPVYALPMEAQKDLITYGLGCAVIALLYEWRERQARALRSAELEGELRAAQLQSLTGQLHPHFLFNALHTIGSVMYEDLPRTDRLLSDLGQLLRASLERTEPTWTLAEERGHTERFVALLAARFGDRLDVRWDVAPGLESQRVPCFALQTLVENAVKHNQDLRGALEVRIRARAEADHWALEVEDTGRGFGAPSPASGPGVGLTQLERVLTLLHGDRARLERGAGPEGGARVTAWLPREKARVEAS; this is encoded by the coding sequence TTGCGTCCGGCACTGAAGCTCCTGGCGTTCGGGCTGGTGCTGGGCGTGTGGCAGGGCAGCGCGGTGCGGCTGATGCAGCTCATGCGGCCCCATCCGGGCCACTGGGCGCCGGCGTTCATCTGGGAGATGACCAGCGCGCTCGCCGTCACCATGCTGCTCCCCGTGCTGATGACGGCGGTGCTCAACGCGCCGTCGCCGCGTGTGGGCTGGGCGCGCTTCCTGGGCATCCACGCGGCGGCGTTCCTCGTCTTCACGTCGCTGCACATCGCGCTGATGGCGGGGCTGCGGCACGGCGTCTACGCGCTGCTGGAGCTGGGGGACTACGACCTGGGGCCTCCCGTGTACGCGCTCCCCATGGAGGCGCAGAAGGACCTCATCACCTACGGCCTCGGCTGCGCGGTCATCGCGCTCCTGTACGAGTGGCGGGAGCGGCAGGCCCGCGCGCTGCGCTCGGCGGAGCTGGAGGGGGAGCTGCGGGCCGCGCAGCTCCAGTCGCTCACGGGCCAGCTGCACCCGCACTTCCTCTTCAACGCGCTGCACACCATCGGGTCGGTGATGTACGAGGACCTGCCGCGCACGGACCGGCTCCTGAGCGACCTGGGCCAGCTGCTGCGCGCGAGCCTGGAGCGCACCGAGCCCACCTGGACGCTGGCCGAGGAGCGCGGGCACACCGAGCGCTTCGTCGCACTGCTCGCGGCGCGCTTCGGAGACCGCCTGGACGTGCGGTGGGACGTGGCGCCGGGCCTGGAGTCCCAGCGCGTGCCCTGCTTCGCGCTCCAGACGCTGGTGGAGAACGCGGTGAAGCACAACCAGGACCTGCGCGGCGCGCTGGAGGTGCGCATCCGCGCGCGTGCGGAAGCGGACCACTGGGCGCTGGAGGTGGAGGACACCGGGCGCGGCTTCGGGGCGCCCTCCCCTGCCTCCGGGCCCGGCGTGGGCCTGACGCAGTTGGAGCGCGTGCTCACGCTGCTGCATGGTGACCGCGCGCGCCTGGAGCGAGGTGCTGGCCCCGAGGGCGGCGCGCGCGTGACGGCGTGGCTGCCCCGCGAGAAGGCCCGGGTGGAGGCGTCATGA
- a CDS encoding acyltransferase family protein, with translation MSAPLRPAAAHHPDLDWLRVLAIVILHLFHTGMMFNTWEWHIKSPQALPVLEPVMGLLHLVRMPLLMVISGAGTAFALRRRSLGAFTKDRTKRLLLPLVFGMFVVVPPQIYVERLFRGQFQGSYAAFYPTVFEFVPYPAGSFSWHHLWFVAYLFHYCLLALPLFALLRTQAGARFLAGADAWLSRGVNVLWLGVPLALNRVLLRDFPETHALFDDPRTFIHYGLLFLYGHLLGRCPGVWQRLVALRHGLLALTVAAIIVEVVWPWPVMPVVPAIVGGTVLIWSGVLTAMAWARHHVRTSPAWLPRAQALSYPFYIFHQTVIVCVGYLCLRLPVGPWAMLLAVLTLSFAVTLALCEGVSRVSWLRPLFGMKPRAARPAVLASEAVG, from the coding sequence ATGAGCGCCCCACTCCGCCCCGCCGCCGCGCACCACCCCGACCTGGACTGGCTCCGGGTGCTGGCCATCGTCATCCTGCACCTGTTCCACACCGGGATGATGTTCAACACCTGGGAGTGGCACATCAAGAGCCCCCAGGCGCTGCCGGTGCTGGAGCCCGTCATGGGCCTGCTGCACCTGGTGCGCATGCCGCTGTTGATGGTCATCTCCGGCGCGGGCACCGCGTTCGCGCTCCGGCGGCGCAGCCTGGGCGCGTTCACGAAGGACCGGACGAAGCGGCTGTTGTTGCCGCTGGTGTTCGGCATGTTCGTGGTGGTGCCGCCTCAAATCTACGTGGAGCGGCTGTTCCGGGGGCAGTTCCAGGGCAGCTACGCCGCGTTCTACCCGACGGTGTTCGAGTTCGTGCCCTACCCCGCGGGCAGCTTCAGCTGGCACCATCTGTGGTTCGTGGCCTACCTGTTCCACTACTGCCTGCTGGCCCTGCCCCTCTTCGCGCTGCTGCGCACGCAAGCGGGGGCGCGGTTCCTCGCGGGGGCGGACGCGTGGCTGTCGCGCGGGGTGAACGTGCTGTGGCTCGGGGTGCCGCTGGCGCTCAACCGGGTGCTCTTGCGCGACTTTCCGGAGACGCACGCGCTGTTCGATGATCCGCGCACGTTCATCCACTACGGCCTGCTGTTCCTCTACGGGCACCTGCTGGGCCGCTGCCCGGGCGTGTGGCAGCGGCTGGTGGCGCTGCGCCACGGGCTCCTGGCCCTGACGGTGGCGGCGATCATCGTGGAGGTGGTGTGGCCGTGGCCGGTGATGCCGGTGGTGCCCGCCATCGTGGGGGGCACGGTGCTCATCTGGAGCGGGGTGCTGACGGCGATGGCCTGGGCGCGGCACCACGTGCGCACGTCTCCCGCGTGGCTTCCGCGCGCGCAGGCGCTGTCCTATCCGTTCTACATCTTCCACCAGACGGTCATCGTCTGCGTGGGCTACCTGTGCCTGCGCCTGCCGGTGGGGCCCTGGGCCATGCTCCTCGCGGTGCTCACGCTGTCCTTCGCCGTCACGCTGGCGCTGTGTGAAGGCGTGTCCCGCGTGTCCTGGCTGCGTCCGCTCTTCGGCATGAAGCCCCGGGCCGCGCGTCCGGCCGTCCTCGCCTCGGAGGCCGTGGGGTGA
- the rplI gene encoding 50S ribosomal protein L9, translated as MKVILREDIDNLGKSGELVTVKDGFGRNFLLPRKKAVLASEQNLRQLEHEKSVQTARNAKLKGAADEQAKKLGAVKVTIKRKVGEQDKLFGSVTVLDIAEALAAQGQQVDRRQLHLADPIKSLGSYDVELRLHREVTAKIKVDVVAE; from the coding sequence ATGAAGGTCATTCTGCGTGAGGACATCGACAACCTCGGCAAGTCCGGCGAGCTCGTCACGGTGAAGGACGGCTTCGGCCGTAACTTCCTGCTGCCGCGCAAGAAGGCGGTCCTGGCGAGCGAGCAGAACCTGCGTCAGCTGGAGCACGAGAAGTCCGTGCAGACGGCGCGCAACGCCAAGCTGAAGGGTGCTGCCGACGAGCAGGCCAAGAAGCTGGGCGCCGTCAAGGTCACCATCAAGCGCAAGGTGGGCGAGCAGGACAAGCTGTTCGGCTCCGTCACGGTGCTGGACATCGCCGAGGCGCTCGCGGCCCAGGGCCAGCAGGTGGATCGCCGCCAGCTGCACCTGGCCGACCCCATCAAGTCGCTGGGCAGCTACGACGTGGAGCTGCGCCTGCACCGCGAGGTGACGGCGAAGATCAAGGTCGACGTGGTGGCCGAGTAG
- the rpsR gene encoding 30S ribosomal protein S18 translates to MSNGMDSKQGAGASRGPGGGGGYGGGSRGGDRGGDRGGDRDRGGDRGDRGGMGGDDDKRGGRGFGRKKVCRFCAEKNASVDFKDQATLKYFVTERGKIIPRRISGNCAKHQREVAVAIKRARGIALLPYNAVVG, encoded by the coding sequence ATGAGCAACGGCATGGATAGCAAGCAGGGCGCGGGCGCTTCCCGCGGCCCCGGTGGTGGCGGCGGCTACGGCGGCGGTTCGCGCGGTGGCGACCGTGGTGGTGATCGCGGCGGTGACCGCGACCGTGGTGGCGATCGCGGCGACCGCGGCGGTATGGGCGGCGACGACGACAAGCGCGGTGGTCGTGGCTTCGGCCGCAAGAAGGTCTGCCGGTTCTGCGCGGAGAAGAACGCGTCGGTGGACTTCAAGGACCAGGCGACGCTGAAGTACTTCGTCACCGAGCGCGGCAAGATCATCCCCCGCCGCATCTCCGGCAACTGCGCGAAGCACCAGCGTGAGGTGGCGGTGGCCATCAAGCGCGCCCGCGGCATCGCGCTCCTCCCCTACAACGCGGTGGTCGGCTAG